A stretch of Streptomyces vietnamensis DNA encodes these proteins:
- a CDS encoding MFS transporter, producing MADLAPSPRTVPTRTAKADAARWRRRIFAVTWLAYAGFYFVRQAFSVAKLGILDDPAAGTVLTEQALGVIDAVYLTAYAVGQFLWGMWADRFGPRVVVIGGMIGAIAAACVMGVSSALLVFGGAMVLQGLSQSAGWAPLCKNMGSFFPIEQRGRVLGLWSTNYAFGGLAAPPFLGWIAYGLFDSWHLAFLAGAATLGIVLLAFVLFQKNTPRDAGLGEDGDAGSAGPGGAEDGRVPAARAADGTAVEAGASWERTADGTAPGARASRGGLALYRETLRDRMVLTLGAAYFLLKPARYAILLWGPVLVSRRLPGIDKVGAVLIPVAFGVAGVLAPIAAGWLSDRLFASRRVPPCVWALALLTVTLALFMPLTATGSVPVMIAVLAVIGLTVYAADSMISCVAAVDFGADKGAGTAAGLVNGCGSIGAVLGGLLPGFLSGGVLFTGFAGAALLAGLLMLPHWNRLPRTAA from the coding sequence ATGGCCGACCTCGCACCATCACCGCGCACCGTCCCCACCCGTACGGCGAAGGCCGACGCCGCCCGCTGGCGCCGCCGTATCTTCGCCGTCACCTGGCTCGCGTACGCCGGGTTCTACTTCGTACGCCAGGCCTTCTCCGTCGCCAAGCTCGGCATCCTCGACGACCCTGCCGCCGGCACGGTGCTCACCGAGCAGGCCCTGGGCGTCATCGACGCCGTCTATCTCACCGCCTACGCGGTCGGGCAGTTCCTGTGGGGCATGTGGGCCGACCGCTTCGGCCCCCGCGTCGTCGTCATCGGCGGCATGATCGGAGCCATCGCCGCGGCGTGCGTCATGGGCGTGAGCAGCGCGCTGCTCGTCTTCGGCGGCGCCATGGTCCTGCAGGGGCTTTCCCAGTCGGCCGGCTGGGCACCGCTGTGCAAGAACATGGGCAGCTTCTTCCCCATCGAGCAGCGCGGGCGCGTCCTGGGACTGTGGAGCACCAACTACGCGTTCGGCGGACTGGCCGCGCCCCCGTTCCTCGGCTGGATCGCGTACGGGCTGTTCGACAGCTGGCACCTCGCGTTCCTCGCCGGGGCCGCCACCCTCGGCATCGTGCTGCTGGCGTTCGTCCTGTTCCAGAAGAACACGCCACGCGATGCGGGGCTGGGCGAGGACGGCGACGCGGGTTCCGCCGGACCGGGCGGCGCGGAGGACGGCCGGGTGCCGGCCGCACGGGCGGCGGACGGCACCGCGGTCGAGGCGGGGGCGTCGTGGGAGCGGACTGCGGACGGCACCGCGCCCGGGGCGAGGGCGTCGCGGGGCGGGCTCGCGCTGTACCGCGAGACTCTGCGCGACCGGATGGTCCTGACGCTGGGGGCGGCGTACTTCCTCCTCAAGCCGGCCCGTTACGCCATCCTGCTGTGGGGCCCGGTCCTGGTCAGCCGGCGGCTGCCCGGCATCGACAAGGTCGGCGCCGTCCTCATCCCGGTCGCGTTCGGGGTTGCCGGAGTCCTCGCTCCGATCGCCGCGGGCTGGCTCTCCGACCGGCTGTTCGCCTCCCGTCGCGTGCCGCCGTGCGTGTGGGCCCTGGCCCTGCTCACCGTGACCCTGGCCCTGTTCATGCCGCTGACCGCCACCGGCAGCGTCCCCGTCATGATCGCCGTGCTCGCCGTCATCGGACTGACCGTCTACGCCGCGGACTCGATGATCTCCTGCGTCGCCGCCGTCGACTTCGGCGCCGACAAGGGGGCGGGCACCGCCGCCGGACTCGTCAACGGCTGCGGCTCGATCGGCGCCGTCCTGGGCGGGCTGCTGCCCGGATTCCTCTCCGGCGGCGTACTGTTCACCGGCTTCGCCGGCGCGGCCCTGCTCGCCGGACTGCTCATGCTGCCGCACTGGAACCGGTTGCCGCGCACGGCGGCCTGA